In Colletotrichum lupini chromosome 6, complete sequence, a single window of DNA contains:
- a CDS encoding glycosyl hydrolase family 16 produces MALSFVRQASLVALLASTTFAQTFTDCDPTKKTCPANKGLTKSTYEVDFTKGADNDAWTVTAGNITYGTDGAEFTLNKKGDAPTIETSWYFFFGRAEVLMKAVPGTGIVSSVVIESDDLDEVDWEWLGGKDAEVQTNYFGKGNTTSYDRGAFHTIAATQTEYHNYTIDWTKEAVTWYINSNLVRTLNYADALGGKNFPQTPARLRLGIWAGGDPDNNAGTITWAGGETDYTKAPFTMTVQKVSITNANPGGSYTYSDMTGDYSSIKIGAATDDSTNAGQNDTTSGNTTSESASGSSDATATPSSGFPVSSGAPLRNSTTTGTTIRPTVAPSATQSGSSASATASTGASAAAGKLLTGATVGTGLFGFALVAMAGLF; encoded by the exons ATGGCATTGTCTTTCGTTCGTCAAGCGTCGCTCGTTGCGCTTCTCGCTTCTACAACTTTCGCTCAAACTTTTACCGATTGCGACCCTACTAAGA AAACTTGCCCCGCCAACAAAGGTCTGACAAAGAGCACCTATGAGGTTGACTTCACCAAGGGCGCCGACAACGATGCCTGGACCGTCACCGCCGGCAACATCACCTACGGCACTGATGGCGCCGAGTTCACCCTGAACAAGAAGGGTGATGCCCCCACTATCGAGACATCGTGGTACTTTTTCTTCGGCCGCGCCGAGGTCCTCATGAAGGCTGTCCCCGGAACCGGTATCGTCAGCAGTGTAGTTATCGAGTCCGATGACTTGGACGAGGTCGACTGGGAGTGGCTCGGCGGCAAGGATGCCGAGGTTCAGACCAACTACTTCGGCAAGGGCAACACCACTAGCTACGACCGTGGCGCGTTCCACACCATCGCCGCGACTCAGACCGAGTACCACAACTACACCATCGACTGGACCAAGGAGGCCGTCACCTGGTACATCAACAGCAACCTCGTCCGCACCCTCAACTACGCCGATGCCCTTGGCGGCAAGAATTTCCCCCAGACCCCGGCCCGCCTGAGACTCGGCATCTGGGCCGGCGGCGACCCGGACAACAACGCCGGCACCATCACCTGGGCCGGTGGTGAGACCGACTACACCAAGGCGCCTTTCACCATGACCGTCCAAAAGGTCTCCATCACCAATGCCAACCCCGGTGGCTCTTACACCTACAGCGACATGACTGGTGACTACTCGAGCATCAAGATCGGCGCCGCCACCGACGACAGCACCAACGCCGGTCAGAACGACACCACTTCAGGTAATACAACCTCCGAATCCGCCTCCGGGAGCTCCGACGCGACAGCGACGCCTTCCTCTGGTTTCCCCGTGTCCTCGGGCGCCCCGCTGAGAAACTCCACCACGACAGGAACCACGATCCGTCCGACGGTTGCTCCCTCGGCCACCCAGTCTGGCTCGTCCGCCAGCGCTACTGCCTCCACCGGCGCCAGCGCTGCCGCTGGAAAGCTGTTGACCGGCGCAACTGTTGGCACTGGTCTGTTTGGATTTGCTCTCGTCGCGATGGCTGGCCTGTTTTAG
- a CDS encoding FAD dependent oxidoreductase, with protein sequence MRSSTMRAGASLVATFVAQGVAGLSCCNHTISRDVIVVGGGAAGSHAAVWLRDHGQSVVVVEKASQLGGHTAFYYDSASNKSINVGVQAWMEYKDTFDFPKRMNVSTSGSMQFTTLDYKYVDFKTGSPVTGWNAPSSDAMYPALQRYLDVLEKYEDIILPGFENFPDADAIPEDLVMPFRQFVEKYDIAAAVPQIWDSTAQGLGDTMDVPTLFVMQASGVPMVRALLGTAAAAVPASGRLYELYESVAKFLGDDVIYSSTVVSTAQRTDEGVSVKVAGADGTLTCIDAKRLLIAFEPTPESLAPFRPDETETEVFDKIEFTTVYAGILRHPSLQISTAYSNRSPAPGSTNYTVFPTPSQVGRIDYIGGTKDLFQFTAVGTDKDTSESMKAVIAESIGNLIEAGTVPASNGTVSFVAFANHGKMHPRVTGGELRTGFIQKQTALQGRRSTWYTGAAFSAGFSTVVWEYNNVILPKLIEGL encoded by the exons ATGCGTTCTAGCACGATGCGTGCAGGTGCAAGTCTCGTTGCTACGTTTGTGGCGCAGGGCGTGGCTGGGTTGAGCTGTTGCAACCATACCATCTCTCGGGATGTTATCGTcgttggtggtggtgctgcTGGCTCTCACGCTGCTGTTTGGTTGAGAGACCATGGACAGAGTGTCGTCGTTGTAGAAAAAGCTAGTCAACTT GGTGGCCATACGGCATTCTACTATGACTCGGCTTCGAATAAGTCCATCAACGTCGGTGTCCAGGCATGGATGGAGTACAAAGACACCTTTGACTTCCCGAAGCGCATGAATGTCTCAACCAGTGGGTCGATGCAGTTTACCACACTTGATTACAAGTACGTCGACTTCAAGACGGGCTCGCCGGTGACAGGCTGGAATGCGCCTTCTTCAGACGCCATGTATCCCGCGCTTCAGAGGTACCTCGACGTTCTTGAGAAATACGAGGACATCATCCTCCCAGGCTTCGAGAACTTCCCTGATGCGGACGCCATTCCGGAGGACCTGGTCATGCCCTTCCGCCAGTTCGTCGAAAAGTACGacatcgccgccgccgtacCCCAGATCTGGGACTCCACGGCACAGGGCCTTGGCGATACCATGGACGTGCCGACCTTGTTTGTGATGCAGGCTTCCGGCGTCCCCATGGTGCGAGCTTTACTGGGAACCGCCGCTGCCGCGGTCCCTGCCTCGGGACGCCTCTACGAATTGTACGAGAGCGTGGCCAAGTTCCTCGGCGATGATGTTATCTACTCCAGCACTGTTGTCTCTACGGCTCAACGCACTGACGAGGGTGTCTCCGTGAAGGTTGCCGGCGCTGATGGCACCTTGACTTGCATCGACGCAAAGCGCCTGCTCATCGCTTTCGAGCCGACCCCCGAAAGTCTCGCCCCTTTCCGTCCAGACGAGACCGAGACAGAAGTGTTTGACAAGATCGAGTTCACCACCGTCTACGCTGGCATTCTACGTCACCCGTCGTTGCAAATCAGCACCGCCTACTCCAACAGGTCGCCCGCTCCCGGTTCGACCAACTACACCGTCTTCCCTACCCCCTCTCAGGTGGGTCGCATCGACTACATTGGCGGTACCAAAGACTTGTTCCAGTTCACGGCTGTCGGCACGGATAAGGATACCTCAGAGAGCATGAAGGCCGTCATTGCTGAGTCCATTGGCAACTTAATTGAGGCCGGAACAGTCCCTGCTTCAAACGGCACAGTCAGCTTTGTTGCCTTTGCGAACCATGGGAAGATGCATCCTCGCGTTACCGGCGGGGAGCTTCGTACAGGATTCATTCAGAAGCAGACAGCTCTTCAAGGCCGCCGCTCCACCTGGTACACGGGAGCAGCCTTCTCTGCAGGCTTCTCGACTGTGGTGTGGGAGTACAACAATGTCATCTTGCCCAAGTTGATTGAGGGGCTGTGA